Within Kutzneria chonburiensis, the genomic segment ATTCTTCCGGCTGGTCCGCTGATGGTCACCCGTACTCGGTGAGCGGCTGGCTAAAGATCAACAAGTGCCCATCGGGTGTCCGTACGTTGAAGTCGCGCATCCCGTAGGGCCGGTCAGCCAGTGGCTCGACGATGTCGGCGCCGCGGGCGCGCAGCTCGTCGTGGCAGGAATCGACGTCGTCGACGACAACCGTCACCCTGGCCGGGCCGACGCTGCTTTCGGCATACAGGTGGAACTCGGCGGTGTCGCGGATCACGGCTGCGTAGCTAGGTGGGGTCTCCCAGGTGAATATGGTGTCGAATCCGAGCGCGTCCGTGAAGTACGACCGCGCTGCCTGCACATCTCGGCACGGCAGCACGGGAATCGCCACCCGCATGACCATTCCGTCACCTTACCCGTCTTTGGTTCAAGATCGCTGATCTTGGGTAGGGTGCTGGCAGTTGACCTGCGGTTTCGTCGTGTGAACGGCGAAAATCTGCGCACGGTGAAGACGGCGTCGGGGGCCAGGGCGGTGCAGATCGTGCACTCCTCGCGTCGCGGGTCGCGGGACATCGAGCACATCGGCTCGGCGCATGACGATGCGGCGTTGGAGGGGCAGATCACGATCGGGCTGCTCACCGACGCAAGCGGGTTTCCGTTGATGGTTAACGCGTTCGGGGGCAACCGGGGCGAGACCACTACGATGCTGCCGACCATCCGTGCGTTCATGGATGCCCACCAGCTGGCTGATGTCACGGTCGTGGCCGACGCTGGCATGATCTCTGCGGCCAACCAGCAGGCCATCGAGGCCACGGGGTTGTCGTTCATCCTCGGCGCGCGGACCTGGCAACCGAGAACCCCAGCGGTCCGTCAGGCCGCAGGCCTGGCCGCACAGATCGACGAGGGACGGCGCCCGATATTCAACCGGCGCCGCTGAGTACCCGGCGTTGCATCGGGTAGTCAACCGGTGTGCCTGTGGAACGGACTGTCCTACTGGGCCTGTTGGCCGATCCCGGTCTGGCCACCGAGCTCGCGGAGCCGCTGGCCGACCGGCTGCCCCAACTGCTGGCGCGGCGGGTGGACAGCGGCGTGCGCTGGCGGGTGATGCTGGTGCGGGATCAGTTCGCGGCCGACGAGCACGGCAGCGTGCGACACGTCGTGGGCATGGTCCGTGGGCAGGTTGTCGAGGACCGGTGCGACCTGTGGGTGTGTCTGACCGACCTGCCGCGGCGTGCCGGCACGGACCCGGTCATCGCCGACGTCAGCGTGGCGGACGGCTTGGCCGTCGCCTCGCTGCCCGCGATGGGTGGCTGGGCGCTCAGCCACAAGGTGGCCGACACGGTCACCGCGCTGGTCGGCGAACTCGTCGACCGGCCGCGTCTGTTGTCCGGCCTGGCGCGGCGGATCGAGGCGCCCACCGACGACATCGGGGTGCGGTACGTCGCGCCGGGATTCTTCGGTCGGCTACGCATGATCGCCGGCATGGTCCGGGCCAACCGACCATGGCGGCTGGCGATCGGGTTGTCCAGCGTGTTGGTCGCCGCGTTGGCCACCGGTGCGTACACGATGATCAGCCCGACCATCTGGCAACTGGGCATCCAGTCGCATCCGCTGCGGCTGCTGGCCGCGATGCTGCTGTCCCTGTCGGCCATGGTCGCTTGGCTGATCTCGCGGCACCGACTGTGGGAACGCCCGGACGACGCGCTGGGCCGAGGCCGCGCCGTGTTGTACAACCTCACCACGATCATCACCCTGGTGTGCGGCGTCCTCGCGTTGTACGTCGTGCTGTTCGCGCTGGTGTTCGTGGGGGCCACGCTGCTGCTCGATCCGGCGGTTCTGCAGCGCCAGATCGGCCATCCGGTCAGTGTGCTCGACCACCTGCGGTTGGCCTGGCTGGCCGCGTCGGTGGCCACCATTGCCGGCGCGCTCGGCGCTCGCCTGGAAAGCGAGGAGGCGGTGCTCAGGGCGACGTACGGTTACCGCCAACGCAAGCGCCGGGAGCAGTTCGCCGCCGAGTGAGCACCACGCGTTTGCCCCGGCATCGCGCGGGCCACCTGCGGCCATGGTGTCGAACGCGCTCGCCGTCGTGCGACCGGACGACCTCGCGGCCGCCCGTGCCCAGATGGGCTTCTCGCTGGCCTGGCACATCGTGGTCGCCTGTCTCGGCGTCGGCCTGCCGCTGCTGACCGTGCTGGTCGAGTGGCGCGGGATACGCACCGGCGACCGGAGCTACCGGCTGTTGGCCCGGCGCTGGGCGCGGGCCATGGGCGTGCTGTTCGCTGTCGGCGCCGTATCCGGCACGATCCTCAGTTTCGAGATGGGGCTGTTGTGGCCGGGGCTGATGGGCCGCTTCGGCCAGGTCATCGGGCTGCCGTTCGCCATGGAGGGCATCGCGTTCTTCGTCGAGGCCATCTTCGTGGGTATCTATCTGTACGGCTGGGATCGGCTACCGCCCCGCCGGCACGTGCTGACCGGTGTGCCGATCGTCATCGCCGGCATCTGCTCGGCCTTCTTCGTGGTCAGCGCGAACGCGTGGATGAACCAGCCGCAGGGCTTCACTCTGCGCGACGGCCACGTCGTCGACGTGCAGCCGTGGGCGGCGATGTTCAATCCGGCGACCCCGCCGGAGACGATCCACATGATCCTGGCCGCGATCATGGTCGCCTGCTTCTTCACCGCCGCGGTCTACGCGGTGGCCCTGCTGCGCGGCCGCCGGGATCGTTACCACCGCATCGGTTTCGCCCTGCCGTGCGCGGTCGGCGCGGTGGTGACCCCGTTCCAGATTGTCGCCGGTGACTACGCGGCACGGTTCGTCGCCCAGTACCAGCCGGCCAAGCTGGCCGCGATCGAGGGCGTCTACCACACCGGCTCGCACGTTCCGTTGACCGTTGGAGGAATCGCCGGCAACGGGCAGCTCGACTACGGCGTGCAGATCCCGGACGGTCTGTCGCTGCTCGTCGGCTCCAACCCGGACACGGTGATCACCGGGCTTGATCGCGTGCCCCGGAACCTGTGGCCGCCGGTGACGGGCGTGCACCTGTCCTTCGATCTGATGGTCGGTGTCGGATTCTTCCTGCTGGCGCTGGGAGTCTGGTTCGCCGCGGCGCGCTGGTGGCGAGGCGTGCCGAGCCGCGTGTTCCTCGTTCTGGGGGCGATCGCCGGTCCGGCCGCGGTTGTCGCGCTGGAATGCGGTTGGACCGTCACCGAGGAGGGGCGGCAGCCGTGGGTGGTGCAGGGCGTGATGAGCGTGCACGACGCCGTGAACCCGGCACCGGGCCTGATGGTCGGACTGTGGCTGGTGCTTGTCGTGTACGCCGGCCTGACCGTCGCCGTGGTCCACGTGATGCGCCGGCTGGCCAGGCAGACGCCGGTGCCGACCGCACCCCAGGAGCGGGACGTCGAGAACTACCCCGTGACGTGAAGGGAATCCGATGCTGGCCGATGTCTGTCTCGCCGCGATGTGGATCGGATTGAGCTGCTACGGGCTGTTCGCCGGGGCGGACTTCGGGGGCGGCGCATGGGACCTGCTCGCCGGCCGCGACGACCGTCAGCGGCGGCAAGTCGAACACAGCATCGGTCCGGTCTGGGAGGCCAACCACGTGTGGCTGATCTTCGTGGTGGTGTTGCTGTGGACGTGTTTCCCGACTGTCTTCGCGGCAGTGATGTCTACTTTGTACATTCCGCTCACGTTGGCCGCGCTGGGCATCATCGCGCGGGGTTCCTCGTTCGCGTTCCGCAAAGTGACCGAGCAGCCTGGTCTGCGACGACTGTTCGGCGGCCTGTTCGCGCTCTCATCGGTGTTCACGCCGTTCTTTCTCGGCACGGTCGCCGGCGCCGTCGCCTCCGGCCGCGTGCCGCTGGGCCTGGCGGCCGGCGACCCGGTCACGAGTTGGACCGGGCCCAGTTCGCTGCTCGGAGGCGTGCTCGCCGTGCTCGCGTGCGCGTATCTGGCGGCTGTGTACCTGTGCGCCGACGCCGTTCGTGAGGGCGAACCCGAGGTGGCCGCGGCGTTTCGTGCCCGTGCCCTGGCCACCGGCGTGGCGACCGGCGTCGTCGCGCTGGCCGGAATCTGGATCCTGCGCGCCGACGCTCCGCTGTTGTTCGCCGGTCTCACCGGCCGGGCGCTGCCGCTGGTGGTGTTCTCCGCCGTGGCCGGCGTCGCCGAGTTCCCGCTGCTGTGGCTACACCGCTACGGCATCGCCCGCATGGTCGCGGCGGCCGCGGTGGTGGCCGTCCTGTGGGGTTGGGGTGCCGCACAGTACCCGACCATGCTGGAGCCCGACGTCACCGTCGGCAGCTCGGCGGCGACCGACAGCGTGCTGGCGCCCGTGCTTGTCGTGCTGGCCGTCGGCGCGGTGATACTGATCCCGTCGCTGTGGTGGCTGTACAGCATGTTCTCGCGTCCTGCGCCGGGCACCGGCACTGGTGCGCGGACCGAATGACGACCGTTGCGGCGAGTGGCGAGGGTGTCGGGGTCCGGCGAACACGGCGTGGCCGGCGCGCGGCCCGTCTCCGGTCACTCCATTTCGCGCATCACCTGCCAGGCACGGGCCGCCATGTGCAGGTTGAGCCGGCTGTCGACATCGTTGAGATCGAGCTCGGTGATCTTCCGGATCCGGCCGAGGCGGTAGCGCAGGGTGCTGCGGTGGATGGTCAGCGCGGCCGCCGTCTCGTCGTAGCTGCCACCGCATTCGAGGTAGTGGAAGAGCGTTCGCACCAGGTCGGCGCGCTTGCTGCGGTCGTAGGCAAGCAGCGGCCCGAGCCATTCCTCGACGAAAGCCACAATCTCGACGCGGTTCCGCCCCGTGTCCAGCAGCCGGTAAACCCCCAGCTCGTGGTACGCGGTGACGCCGTGGGGGGCGCGGGAGTGCTGCCGGATGTCCAGTGCCCGAATCGCCTCGCGGTAGGACCGCGGGAAGTCGCCCGGGCCGGCGCAGGGACCACCGATGCCGATCGCGCCGTCCGGACTGCCGAGCAGCTCCACCATCACGCGATGCATCGCGTCGCCGTCCGGGCGGCCGGACACGACCAACACCGCCGCCTCGGACCGACGTGAGCAGAGCCCTCGCAGGCCGAGCGCGGACACCATGCGACCGGCGGCATCGGTGGTGGCCTGCCCAGGCCAGCGCAGTACGACGACATGGTGCGGGCCGCGCAGGTCGTGGCCGACGGCGTCGGCCCGCGTGTACGCGCTCTCGTCGTCGACGCCGGTGATCAGGTCGTCCACCAGCTCGCGGTGCACCCGCAGCTCCACCTCGGCCAGATTGCGCTCGTGCGCCAGTTCCAGCGAGAGCACGGTGGTGCCGTACTCCAGGGCGAACAGCTCGTGCCGGCCGACGGTCCCGGCCGGGTCGATCAGCGCCAGCACGCCGAGCACCTCGTGGCGCGGCCGGACCACGGACACCACCCGGTCGCGGATCCGGACCGGGTGCGGTGTCGTCGCGGCCTGCCGCAGCAGTTCCGTGCGCTCGGCCGCGCCCGGCTTCGGATACGGGTCCAGCCGCCCCGGCCCGCTCCACACGCGCAGATTGCCGAACTGGTCCTCGATCGCCACCGGCAGCGCCGTCAACCGGTGCAGCGCGTCGGCGATGCCGGCGTCGCCCGCGCCGGCGGCGGACACGCGGTTGAGCTCCTCGTGCACGGCGGTCCGCTCCTCGAGCCGGGCGACCGCCGCGGACAGGTCAGTGTTGAGGTCGCGCAGGTCGTCGATGTAGGCCCGCTCGCGGCTGTGCATGGAGGCGTTCGCCAGCGCGGCGGCCAGCTGCTGCCCGAGTGCCCTGAGCAGGAAGAGCTCGTCCGGTGACGGGCCGTGGGGGGCTTTCACCACCAGCCGGCCGGTGTCGCCGCCCAGTCCGGTCAGCGGATAGGCCCACCGCCACATGCCGTCCCCGAGGACGATCTCGCCGCCGCCCTCGCCCAACTCGCGGACGTGCCGGTCCAGCTCGGAATCCGCCGCCGGACCGCGTGCCGCCGGCTCCAGCCGGCCGTCCGCGACGACGTAGACAGCCACCACCTCGCCGCCGCCCAGCGACGGCACGGCGGAGACCGCGAGCGCGACGATGTCGTCGGCGTCCCGGCCGTCGAACATCATCGTGGAGATCGCGAGCAGTCCGCGCCGGCCCGCCAGCTGCTGTTGCCACCAGCCGTCCGGCCCGTCCTGGCCATGTACCGAAATCGCGATCCTCCACGCGTGCCCCTCGCCGAGAACCCTACCCGCGGGCACCCGACCCGGCAGGGCGACCGCGAGCCGGAAGTTCGACCTCGCAGGCGCAGGCGGCCGGATCGTCCCGGTGCCAGGGTTGTCAGTGCCGCCGGTGCCGCGTCCAAAGCGGAAAGCCTGAGCAGGCAATGGAAATACGGCCGTGAGCCGTGCCGCCGGCGGTGGACGTGCTGTGGACAAGGGAGGAGCGAAGCTGTGACATTGATGCGTTTTGACCCGTTCCGCGACCTGGACCGGCTGACCGAGCAGGCCTTCGGCCGCGCGGCTCGGGCGATGCCGATGGAGGCGTTCCGCCGTGGCGACGAGTTCGTGGTCGCGCTGGACGTGCCCGGCCTCGATCCGGCCGATGTGGACGTGACCGTGGAGCACAACGTGGTGAGTGTGCGGGCGCATCGCCGCCCGCTGCACGCGGACGGTGACGAGCTGGTGATCGACGAGCGGCCGCAGGGCGAGTTCAGCCGGCAGCTGTTCCTCGGCGACAACCTCGACAGCGCCAAGCTGTCCGCGAACGTGGACCGAGGTGTCCTCACCATCACCGTGCCGGTCGCCGAGTCGAGCAAGCCCCGTCGGGTGGAGATCGGTCACGACACCGGCGAACGCCGCACCATCGAGACCGGCTCCCGCGAGCCGGCACACGCCTAGGAGGAGCGAAGATGGCCGCGCAGCAAGACGCGCCCGCACCCTCGCGCGCGAGCGGGCACCGCACGACGATCGCCGAGTACCCCGATTACGGTGACGCCGAACGGGCGGTGGAGTACTTGACCGATCACGACTTTCCGGTCGAGCGGGTCGCCATCGTTGGCGCTGACGTGCGGCTGGTCGAACAGATCGTGGGCCGGGTGAACTACCCGGGCGCCGCGCTGCGCGGAGCCGGATCGGGCGCGTTCACCGGCGTGCTGATCGGCTGGTTGTTCGGACTGTTCAACTGGGTCGCTCCGGTCGTCGCATCGCTGGCACTGGCCGCGTACGGGCTGGTCATCGGCGCGGTGCTGGGCGCGGTCTTCGGTCTCGTCGCGCATGCCCTTCAGCGCGGCCGCCGGGACTTCGCCTCCGTCCGCGCGATGGCCCCGAGTCGCTACCAGGTGGTCGCCGACGCCGACGTGGCCGACCGGGCACGCGGCCTGCTGGCTCAACTGGACGGTGGTCGGTGATGGCCAGGGCCGTCGGCATCGATCTGGGCACCACCAACTCGGTGATCGCCGCATGGGAGGGCGGCGAGCCCGCCGTGATCCCCAACGCGGAGGGCTCCCGCACCACCCCGTCGGTGGTCGCCTACACGGAGTCCGGCGAGCGGCTGGTCGGCCAACTGGCCCGCCGCCAGGCGATCCTCAACCCCAAGGGCACCATCTACTCGGCGAAGCGATTCATCGGCCGCCGCTTCGACGAGATCGCCGAGGAGGCCCGGGCGGTCGGCTTCGACGTGGTCGAGGGCGACGGCGGCGTGGTCCGATTCAAGGTCCGCGGCAAGCTGTACGCGCCCGAGGAGATCAGCGCCCAGGTGCTGCGCAAGCTGGCCGACGACGCCGGCAAGGCGCTCGGCGAGAAGGTCACCGAGGCCGTGATCACCGTGCCGGCGTACTTCAACGACGCGCAGCGGCAGGCCACCAAGGACGCCGGCCGGATCGCCGGCCTCGAGGTGCTGCGGATCATCAACGAGCCGACCGCCGCGGCGCTGGCCTACGGACTGGACAACAAGGGCCACGAGACCGTGCTGGTGTTCGACCTGGGCGGCGGCACCTTCGACGTGAGCCTGCTCGACGTCGGCGACGGCGTTGTCGAGGTGCGGTCGACGGCGGGCGACACCCACCTCGGCGGCGACGACTTCGACCGCCGGATCGTGGACCACCTCGCCGAGCAGTTCCAACGCGACAACGGCATCGACCTGCGCTCCGATCCGCAGGCGCTGCAACGGCTGTTCGAGGCCGCCGAGAAGGCCAAGGTCGAGCTCAGCTCGGTCAGCCAGACCAGCGTGAACCTGCCGTTCATCACCGCCGACCGGGACGGCCCCAAGCACCTGACCACCACGCTGATGCGGTCGGTGTTCGAGGAGATCACCCGCGACCTGGTCGAGCGCTGTCTCGAGCCGGTCAAGCGGGCGATGGCCGACGCCAAGGTCACCGCCGACGACATCGACGAGGTGATCCTGGTCGGCGGCTCCACCCGGATCCCGGCCGTGCAGGCCCTGGTCCGCCGGCTCACCGGCGGCAAGGACCCGAACATGAGCGTGAACCCGGACGAGGTCGTCGCGCTCGGCGCGGCGGTGCAGGCCGGCGTGCTCAAGGGCGACGTGAAGGACGTGCTGCTGCTCGACGTCACGCCGCTGTCGCTGGGCGTGGAGACCCGCGGCGGGGTGATGACCAAGATCGTCGAGCGGAACACCACGATCCCGGCCCGCCGCACCGAGGTGTTCTCCACCGCCGAGGACAACCAGCCCGCGGTGGACGTGGTGGTGCTGCAAGGCGAACGGGAACGCGCGGCGGACAACCGGGTGCTCGGCCGGTTCCAACTGACCGACATCCGACCGGCGCCGCGGGGCGAGCCGCAGATCGAGGTCACCTTCGATGTCGACGCCAACGGCATTCTCGACGTCACCGCGAAGGACAAGGACACCGGCGCCCAGCAGAGCATCACCATCAGCGAGAGCTCGAACCTGGACCAGGCCGAGATCGAGCGCATGGTGAGCGAGGCCGAGCGCAACCGCACCGACGACGAACGGCTGCGCACCGAGGTCGACGCGCGCAACGCCCTCGACACCGTCGCGTACCAGGTGGAACGGGCCATCAACGACAGCACACCCGAACATGAGCGGGCCCGTGCGCAACTGTTGGTGGAACAGGCCCGTGACGCCGTCAAGTCGGAGGCGCCGCTGGACCAGGTTCGGTCGCTGACCTCGGAGTTGCAACAGGTGCACGCGTCGCTGAGCGCGGCCCGTCGCGACGACGGCGGCGGCAGGAGCACCTCGTCGGACAGCGACGACGACGTGGTCGACGCCGAGTTCGACCGGGCGTGAGGGACAGTCATGACCAATCCGGAGCACGCCGCGGCGGACCACGCTGCCACCGCGGCCGATGTCGGGGCCGGCGCCGACGCGCGCCCCCAGGAGCCGGTCCCGACCCGGCAGGCTCGGATCGAGGATCTCGAGGACCGATGGCGGCGGGCGATGGCGGAGCTGGACAACACGCGCAAGCGTCACGCGGTCGAGCTGCGGCGGGCGACGGCCGCGGAACGGGCGAGGGTCGCCGCGGCGTGGCTGCCGGTGCTGGACAACCTGGAGTTGGCGCTCGCGCACGCGGATGCCGACCAGGGCAGCGTCCTGCAAGGCGTCCGCTCGATCCGGGACCAGGCCGTCCAGCTGCTCGCCGCGCTGGGATATCCCCGCGATGACGAGACCGGCGTGCCGTTCGACCCGAGCCGGCATGAGGTGGTCGCCGTGGTCAACGACCCGGAGACGGAACCGAACACCGTGGTCGGGGTGGTGCGGCCGGGCTACGGCGGGAGTGGCCACGAGCTGCGTCCGGCCGCCGTCACGGTGGCCGGGACCAGGGAGTGATGGTCCGTGGCGACCGACTTCTACGACTCGCTCGGTGTACCCCGGGACGCGTCCGCCGAGGACATCCAGCGGGCGTACCGGCGACTGGCCCGCCGCTACCACCCTGACGTGAACTCAGATCCGGGAGCCGAGGAGCGGTTCAAACAGGTCAGCGAGGCCTACGCGGTGCTGTCCGATCCGGCGCAGCGCCGCCGGTACGACCAGTTCGGCACGGACTTCCGCCGGGTTGCCGAGAACGCCGGCCGGCCGCGCCGAACCTCGGCGCCACAAGGCTTCGAGGGCATCGACATCGAGGACCTGCTGAGCGGGCTGTTCCGCGGCCGCGGGCCGGTTCCCGGCGCCGACCAGGAGGCCGTGCTCGAACTGTCCGTCGAGGAGGCGTACCGCGGTGGACACCGGCGGCTGACCCTGCCGGGCACCGACCGGCAGTACGACGTCACCGTGCCGCCCGGAGTCCTTGACGGGCAACGGATCCGGCTCGCCGGACAGGGCGGGCGCGGCGGTGGCGACGCACCGGCCGGGGATCTGTACCTGGTCGTCAGCATCCGGCCGGATCGGCGCTATCGGTTGTCCGGCCGGGACATTCACCTCACGCTGCCGGTGACGCCGTGGGAGGCCGCGCTCGGCTCGACCGTGCCGGTGACCACGCCCGGCGGCGAGGTGAAGGTCCGCGTCGCCGCCGGATCGTCCAGCGGCCGGCGGCTTCGGCTGCGCGGCGAGGGCATGCCGAATCCGCACGGCCCGGCCGGCGACCTGTACGCCGAGGTGCGGGTGATGGTGCCCAAGCACCTCACCCGGCGGGAACGCGAGCTCTTCGAGGAACTGGCCGCGGTGTCCGAGTTCACCCCAAGGAGGACCTGATGGCCGCATACCAACTCGTCCGGCCGGTGCTGCTCAGCGCCGAGACGGTGGCCGCGCGCAGCGGGCTGCATCCGGACCTGATCCGCCGCTACGCCGCGCTGGGCCTGGTGGAGAGCACGACCGACCGGTCCGGACGGTTGTGGTTCCCGCCGGCGACGGTGCCGGCGCTGGCCCGCGTGCAGCGGCTGCGCACCGGGCTGGCACTGAACTACGCGGCGATCGGGCTGGTGCTCGACCTGCTCGACCGGATCAGGGTGCTGGAAGCCCAAGTCAGGAGCCAACAGCGATGGACATGAGCGAACTGACCCAGAAGTCCCAGGAGGCGCTGCGAGACGCGCAGGCCGTCGCGACCCGGCAGGGGCACACCGAGACCGACGCCGAGCACCTGCTGCTCGCCCTGCTCGACCAGCCCGACGGCCTGGCGCCCCGGCTGCTGGACCGGGCCGGTGTCGACGTGTCCCGGTTGCGCGCGGCGGTGCAGGAGGAGCTGGGCCGCCGGCCGAAGGTGACCGGGCCGGGCGCGGCCCCCGGGCAGGTGTACCTGACCCGCCGGCTGGCCGCGCTGCTGGAAACGGCGGAGCGGGAAGCCAAGCGCCTCAAGGATTCCTATGTCTCCGTCGAACACCTGCTGCTGGCCCTGCTCGACGACGGCCCGGCCGGCCGGCTGCTCGCCGATGCCGGGCTGACCAGGGACCGTTTCCTGGCCGCGCTCACCGAGATCCGGGGCAACCAGCGGGTCACCTCGGCCAGCCCGGAGGGCGCGTACGAGGCGTTGGACAAGTACGGCCGCGACCTGGTCGCCGACGCACGGGCCGGCAAGCTCGACCCGGTGATCGGCCGGGACGCGGAGATCCGGCGGGTGGTGCAGATCCTCTCGCGCAAGTCCAAGAACAACCCGGTGCTGATCGGCGACCCCGGCGTCGGCAAGACCGCCATCGTGGAGGGGCTGGCGCAGCGCATCGTGCGCGGTGACGTGCCGGAGGGCCTGCGCGACCGGACGATCTTCTCGCTGGACA encodes:
- a CDS encoding VOC family protein, giving the protein MVMRVAIPVLPCRDVQAARSYFTDALGFDTIFTWETPPSYAAVIRDTAEFHLYAESSVGPARVTVVVDDVDSCHDELRARGADIVEPLADRPYGMRDFNVRTPDGHLLIFSQPLTEYG
- a CDS encoding transposase, whose protein sequence is MLAVDLRFRRVNGENLRTVKTASGARAVQIVHSSRRGSRDIEHIGSAHDDAALEGQITIGLLTDASGFPLMVNAFGGNRGETTTMLPTIRAFMDAHQLADVTVVADAGMISAANQQAIEATGLSFILGARTWQPRTPAVRQAAGLAAQIDEGRRPIFNRRR
- a CDS encoding cytochrome ubiquinol oxidase subunit I produces the protein MVSNALAVVRPDDLAAARAQMGFSLAWHIVVACLGVGLPLLTVLVEWRGIRTGDRSYRLLARRWARAMGVLFAVGAVSGTILSFEMGLLWPGLMGRFGQVIGLPFAMEGIAFFVEAIFVGIYLYGWDRLPPRRHVLTGVPIVIAGICSAFFVVSANAWMNQPQGFTLRDGHVVDVQPWAAMFNPATPPETIHMILAAIMVACFFTAAVYAVALLRGRRDRYHRIGFALPCAVGAVVTPFQIVAGDYAARFVAQYQPAKLAAIEGVYHTGSHVPLTVGGIAGNGQLDYGVQIPDGLSLLVGSNPDTVITGLDRVPRNLWPPVTGVHLSFDLMVGVGFFLLALGVWFAAARWWRGVPSRVFLVLGAIAGPAAVVALECGWTVTEEGRQPWVVQGVMSVHDAVNPAPGLMVGLWLVLVVYAGLTVAVVHVMRRLARQTPVPTAPQERDVENYPVT
- a CDS encoding cytochrome d ubiquinol oxidase subunit II, whose protein sequence is MLADVCLAAMWIGLSCYGLFAGADFGGGAWDLLAGRDDRQRRQVEHSIGPVWEANHVWLIFVVVLLWTCFPTVFAAVMSTLYIPLTLAALGIIARGSSFAFRKVTEQPGLRRLFGGLFALSSVFTPFFLGTVAGAVASGRVPLGLAAGDPVTSWTGPSSLLGGVLAVLACAYLAAVYLCADAVREGEPEVAAAFRARALATGVATGVVALAGIWILRADAPLLFAGLTGRALPLVVFSAVAGVAEFPLLWLHRYGIARMVAAAAVVAVLWGWGAAQYPTMLEPDVTVGSSAATDSVLAPVLVVLAVGAVILIPSLWWLYSMFSRPAPGTGTGARTE
- a CDS encoding PucR family transcriptional regulator, encoding MMFDGRDADDIVALAVSAVPSLGGGEVVAVYVVADGRLEPAARGPAADSELDRHVRELGEGGGEIVLGDGMWRWAYPLTGLGGDTGRLVVKAPHGPSPDELFLLRALGQQLAAALANASMHSRERAYIDDLRDLNTDLSAAVARLEERTAVHEELNRVSAAGAGDAGIADALHRLTALPVAIEDQFGNLRVWSGPGRLDPYPKPGAAERTELLRQAATTPHPVRIRDRVVSVVRPRHEVLGVLALIDPAGTVGRHELFALEYGTTVLSLELAHERNLAEVELRVHRELVDDLITGVDDESAYTRADAVGHDLRGPHHVVVLRWPGQATTDAAGRMVSALGLRGLCSRRSEAAVLVVSGRPDGDAMHRVMVELLGSPDGAIGIGGPCAGPGDFPRSYREAIRALDIRQHSRAPHGVTAYHELGVYRLLDTGRNRVEIVAFVEEWLGPLLAYDRSKRADLVRTLFHYLECGGSYDETAAALTIHRSTLRYRLGRIRKITELDLNDVDSRLNLHMAARAWQVMREME
- a CDS encoding Hsp20/alpha crystallin family protein, translated to MTLMRFDPFRDLDRLTEQAFGRAARAMPMEAFRRGDEFVVALDVPGLDPADVDVTVEHNVVSVRAHRRPLHADGDELVIDERPQGEFSRQLFLGDNLDSAKLSANVDRGVLTITVPVAESSKPRRVEIGHDTGERRTIETGSREPAHA
- a CDS encoding general stress protein, with the protein product MAAQQDAPAPSRASGHRTTIAEYPDYGDAERAVEYLTDHDFPVERVAIVGADVRLVEQIVGRVNYPGAALRGAGSGAFTGVLIGWLFGLFNWVAPVVASLALAAYGLVIGAVLGAVFGLVAHALQRGRRDFASVRAMAPSRYQVVADADVADRARGLLAQLDGGR
- the dnaK gene encoding molecular chaperone DnaK, producing the protein MARAVGIDLGTTNSVIAAWEGGEPAVIPNAEGSRTTPSVVAYTESGERLVGQLARRQAILNPKGTIYSAKRFIGRRFDEIAEEARAVGFDVVEGDGGVVRFKVRGKLYAPEEISAQVLRKLADDAGKALGEKVTEAVITVPAYFNDAQRQATKDAGRIAGLEVLRIINEPTAAALAYGLDNKGHETVLVFDLGGGTFDVSLLDVGDGVVEVRSTAGDTHLGGDDFDRRIVDHLAEQFQRDNGIDLRSDPQALQRLFEAAEKAKVELSSVSQTSVNLPFITADRDGPKHLTTTLMRSVFEEITRDLVERCLEPVKRAMADAKVTADDIDEVILVGGSTRIPAVQALVRRLTGGKDPNMSVNPDEVVALGAAVQAGVLKGDVKDVLLLDVTPLSLGVETRGGVMTKIVERNTTIPARRTEVFSTAEDNQPAVDVVVLQGERERAADNRVLGRFQLTDIRPAPRGEPQIEVTFDVDANGILDVTAKDKDTGAQQSITISESSNLDQAEIERMVSEAERNRTDDERLRTEVDARNALDTVAYQVERAINDSTPEHERARAQLLVEQARDAVKSEAPLDQVRSLTSELQQVHASLSAARRDDGGGRSTSSDSDDDVVDAEFDRA
- a CDS encoding nucleotide exchange factor GrpE, with translation MTNPEHAAADHAATAADVGAGADARPQEPVPTRQARIEDLEDRWRRAMAELDNTRKRHAVELRRATAAERARVAAAWLPVLDNLELALAHADADQGSVLQGVRSIRDQAVQLLAALGYPRDDETGVPFDPSRHEVVAVVNDPETEPNTVVGVVRPGYGGSGHELRPAAVTVAGTRE
- a CDS encoding J domain-containing protein, which produces MATDFYDSLGVPRDASAEDIQRAYRRLARRYHPDVNSDPGAEERFKQVSEAYAVLSDPAQRRRYDQFGTDFRRVAENAGRPRRTSAPQGFEGIDIEDLLSGLFRGRGPVPGADQEAVLELSVEEAYRGGHRRLTLPGTDRQYDVTVPPGVLDGQRIRLAGQGGRGGGDAPAGDLYLVVSIRPDRRYRLSGRDIHLTLPVTPWEAALGSTVPVTTPGGEVKVRVAAGSSSGRRLRLRGEGMPNPHGPAGDLYAEVRVMVPKHLTRRERELFEELAAVSEFTPRRT
- a CDS encoding chaperone modulator CbpM, giving the protein MAAYQLVRPVLLSAETVAARSGLHPDLIRRYAALGLVESTTDRSGRLWFPPATVPALARVQRLRTGLALNYAAIGLVLDLLDRIRVLEAQVRSQQRWT